The sequence GACTTTCGCAGCGCGATCGCGCACTTCCAAGAAGACATCCCCACTATCTTAGAAACACTACGGAATAGTATTACAGAAGAAGCCGAAAAAAACAAGGCATTTCAGGAAGCGAGAAACCAGTTTCTGACTATTTGTCAAGAGTCCATTAACCCAGCAATTACACCTGAAGATGTGCGAGAAATGATTATTCAACACATCCTCACCGAAGATATTTTTATCAATATCTTTCAAGAGTCGCAGTTTCACCGCGAAAATAATATTGCTCGGGAATTACAAAATGTTGTCAATACCTTTTTTAAGGGGAAAGTTCGCAAGGATACTTTAACCACAATCGAACGCTATTATGGTGTTATTCGTCGCACGGCTGCAAGTATTTACAATCATCACGAAAAGCAGAAATTTCTGAAAGCAGTTTACGAAAACTTCTATAAAGCCTATAACCCCAAAGCAGCAGATCGTCTGGGAATTGTTTACACACCCAACGAGATTGTTCGTTTTATGATCGAAAGTACAGACTATCTAATTCACAAACATTTTCATAAATTGCTGGCTGATCCGAATGTTGAAATTTTAGATCCTGCAACAGGAACCGGAACATTTATCACTGAATTAATCGAATATCTCCCCAAAGACAAACTCAAACAGAAATATCAACAAGAGATTCACTGTAACGAAGTTGCTATTCTTCCTTACTATATTGCTCACCTCAATATTGAATATACTTATGCCCAGAAGATGGGCGAATACGAAGAGTTTAACAATATCTGTTTTGTGGATACCTTAGACAATACCATTTATCAAGGAAAGCAATATGATTTGTTTGCGTTAACCGTTGAAAATACCGAACGCATTAAACGACAAAACGAACGCAAGATTTCGGTTATTATTGGCAATCCTCCTTACAACGCCAAACAAGAAAACTACAGTCAGAATAATCCCAATCGGAGTTATAAGGGAATTGATCAGCGCATCCGAGAAACTTATTTCAAACAAGGAAAAGCACAGAATAAAAACTTGCTTTATGATATGTATGTTCGTTTCTATCGTTGGGCGAGTGATCGATTAGGAACTAATGGCGTTATTACATTTATCACTAACTCATCCTTGCTGGATGCAGTTGCATTTGATGGCTTTAGAAAATGTATCGAACAAGAATTTGATTTTGCTTACTTCATTGACTTAGGTGGGAATGTTAGAGCAATTTCAGGGCGAGATGGAATCTATATTTCCGAAAAACATACTATCTTTGGCGTTAGCGCAATGACTGGAATTGTTATTGGCTTTTTAGTGAAAACTCAGCACAGCCAAGACAAGTGTCAAATTTTTTATTCTCATCCCTTTCACATCCATGAGTTAAGAGAGAACAAAATTAATTATTTAGCCCAACATCAGTTTAGAGATTTCTCATTTCAACATCTCCAACCAAACCAGAAACATCAATGGATTAATGTTGCTGATAACGATTTT comes from Halothece sp. PCC 7418 and encodes:
- a CDS encoding type ISP restriction/modification enzyme is translated as MSRWLISQYHSELEKIIQYGGSRKETSIRTAFQKLLNEYCKARDFLLIPELDYPTTSGKIVYPDGTIKDALRLAWGYWESKDQQDYLDREIEEKFAKGYPNDNILFEDSQTAVLFQAGEETMRVSMQDADALDEILNRLINYVRPEVEDFRSAIAHFQEDIPTILETLRNSITEEAEKNKAFQEARNQFLTICQESINPAITPEDVREMIIQHILTEDIFINIFQESQFHRENNIARELQNVVNTFFKGKVRKDTLTTIERYYGVIRRTAASIYNHHEKQKFLKAVYENFYKAYNPKAADRLGIVYTPNEIVRFMIESTDYLIHKHFHKLLADPNVEILDPATGTGTFITELIEYLPKDKLKQKYQQEIHCNEVAILPYYIAHLNIEYTYAQKMGEYEEFNNICFVDTLDNTIYQGKQYDLFALTVENTERIKRQNERKISVIIGNPPYNAKQENYSQNNPNRSYKGIDQRIRETYFKQGKAQNKNLLYDMYVRFYRWASDRLGTNGVITFITNSSLLDAVAFDGFRKCIEQEFDFAYFIDLGGNVRAISGRDGIYISEKHTIFGVSAMTGIVIGFLVKTQHSQDKCQIFYSHPFHIHELRENKINYLAQHQFRDFSFQHLQPNQKHQWINVADNDFDDLIPVADKAVKAGKSDQAIFQLFSRGIATQRDEWVYDFSREQLEEKIRFFVDVYQATLNDKDYPDREMIKWDADLRKYLERGIQKSFSDQQIVKSLYRPYIKSNLYLDRHFNGRVYQWLNIFKSNDTKNLYIAINASGSSKPFHCLASQSIIDLHCTGDSQCLPRYRYDQEGNPIDNITDWGLKQFQNHYNNTNISKDDIFHYTYAVLNNPNYREKYELNLKRDFPRLPFYDNFSQWVKWGEKLMALHLNYETINPYPLQRIDLPLPDNQHQPKVKLKADKTNNKIILDSITTLDSIPEQVWEYRLGNRSAIERERDSP